The following nucleotide sequence is from Candidatus Eisenbacteria bacterium.
TAAGCAACAGCCCCGCGTAATTGATGGAGAAGCTCTGGAGCGCGTAAAGCCCGAGCACCAGGCTGATCGCGCCGATCACGCCCGGGTAGATCGAGCCCGGCGAGGAGAGTTCGAAGAAGAGGCCGTAGAACCCGAGCAGGAGGAGCAGATAGGCGGCGTTCGGATCGTTCAGAATGTTGAGGAGGCGGTAGCGCTTGCTCATCGGGAACTCGCGCGTTTCCGCCCCTTCGGTGCGCAGCGTCTTCTCGCCGCCGGCGGTCGTCACGACGCGCCCTTCCAGCTTCTCCAAGAGCTCCCCGCGGCTCTCGGCGATCAGGTCCGCCACGCCGATCTCCACCGCTTCGTGGGCGGCGACGGAAACGCTCTTCCGGACCGCATCCTCCGCCCAGTCCGCGTTCCGCCCTTTCTCCTCGGCGATGCTCCGGATGTAGGCGACCGCGTCGTTGGTCGCCTTCTCCGTCATCGTCGAATCGGAGCCCCCGGCGAGGTTGACCGGATGCGCGGCGCCCGTGTTCGTCCCGGGCGCCATGGCGATGACGTGGCAGGCCTGGGCGATGAAGACGCCCGCCGACGTGGCCCGGGAGCCGCTGGGCGACACATAAAGGATCACCGGAACCTCGCTGGCGAGAATCTTCTTCACGATCACCCGCATCGACGTGTCCAGCCCGCCCGGCGTGTCCAGCTCGATGACGAGACAGGCCGCGTCCGTTCGGTTCGCCTCGGCCACGGCGTCTTCGAGATAGCTGGCGGAGATGGTGCCGATCACCCCCTGGTAGGTCGCCCAGAGGACCGGGCCGGCCGCCTCCGCCCGGACGGCGGCGGTATCGCCCTCGGCCGACGGTTCTTCCGGAGGGGGGGCCGCGCCGGCGTGCCACCGGAGAAGCAGGAGAACGGAACCGAGAAGGAGAAGGGATCGTCGGAACAGGCGTTCGCGGCTTTTCATGGCTGACCCTTTCGGAGGGGCGGGCGCCCCTCTCTTCCATCATAGTCGGGTCGGACCGGGTCGGCAAGCCGTCCGCCGTGCCGGTCAGCGCGGCAGAACGATCCCCTGGAGCCGGCGGAAGACGGAAACGGCGTAGCCGTCGGTCATACCGGAGACGAAATCGGTGATGCGGAGGATGCGGCGGTAGTCGTCGTCCCCCTCCGCTTCCCGGAACAGATCGGGCATCAGGATGCGGATCTTCCCCGCGCCGGGCCGGGACGGTTCGAGGGTCGCCTCGACGAAACGATCGAGCAGGGCGGCGATCACTCGGAAACCGGCGATCTCCGTCTCCAGCACTTCCGGCGCCTGGTAGCAGGTGTGGAGCACGAGGCGGGTGATGGCGTCCACCTTCTCCTTGGAGGGGATCGCGTCGACCAGCGCCCCGTCGAACGCGCCGGCGAGGATCTCCTCCTCTTTTTCGAGGAAGAGGTCCGCCGTCTCGCGGATCAGGGCGTCCACGGCGCGGGCGCGCAGGTAGCCGATGAAGGCGCGGCGCTCCTCGGCCGTCTCGACGCCGTGGCGGCTCTTCTCCGGCACGATCGCCGCGAGGAGATCCCGCGCCTCGTCGAAGGCGACCTTGCCGAGCCGGTATCCGTCCTCCAGATCGAGGATCTGGTAGCAGATATCGTCCGCCGCCTCGGTCAGGAAGACGAGGGGGTGGCGGCGCCACCAATCACCGGCGCCTTCCACCGGCGGGAGGCCGAGCACCTCCGCCGTTTCGGCGAAGAGATCCCTCTCGCTCCTGTGGAAACCGTGCTTCTTGCCGCTCCGCCGCTTCCCCGGGTCGACGGCGATGATCGATGCGCGCGGATATTTCATGTAGGCGCCGAGCGTGGCGTGGGTGAGGCGCATCCCGCCCCGTCCCCGCGCCATCTGCAGGCGGGTGATCACGCGAAAGCCCTGGGCGTTTCCCTCGAAGCCCTCCAGGTCCGCCCACTCCTCCGGCGTCATCCGGGGCGCGAGCATGTCCCGCCGCTCCCGGAACCAGGAGCGGAAGGCGTGTTCGCCGGAGTGGCCGAAGGGGGGATTGCCGATGTCGTGAGCGAGGCAGGCGGCGGCGACGATGTCTCCGATGTCGCGGGCGTCGTCGTCGTCGTCGAGGCCGCGTCGCCGGACCAACTCGCGGCCGACGCGCGTCGCGAGCCCGCGGCCGACGCAGCTCACCTCCAGGCTGTGGGTGAGCCGCGAGTGCACGTGGTCGTTCTCCGGCATCGGAAAGACCTGGGTCTTGTCGTGGAGGCGGCGGAAGGCGGGGGAGAAGACGATCCGGTCGAAGTCGCGCTGGAACTCGTTGCGCGCCTCGTCCGGCGCGGGCCCGGACCGCGTGCCGAGCCGCTCCGACGAGAGCAGCCTTTCCCAGCGCATCTCTCCGGCCACGATTTTCCCCCGCGGGTTCGCGGCGGCCCGGCGTAGGCCGCGCGCCGCTCAGTGTATCCGCACGGCCCGCCCCTCCGCAAGGGCGGGGTTGGCCGGCGGAGGCGGTTCCCCTATAGTCATGGGCGCGAGAGAAGGGAGGCGCCATGCGCCAGGTGATGACCATCGCCGGCTCCGATTCGGGCGCCGGCGCGGGGATTCAGGCGGACCTGAAGACGTTCGCCGCCCTCGGCGTCTACGGGCTGTCGGCGATCACGAGCCTTACCGCCCAGAACACGCGGGGGGTGACCCACGTCCACGAGGCGCCCGTGGAGAGCGTGCGCGCTCAAATCCGCGCCCTCTTCGACGATTTCGACGTGGCGGCGGTGAAGACGGGGATGCTCCCCACGGAGGCGATCATCGACTGCGTGGCGGAAGAGTTGGAGCGTGCGGGTCCGCGGCCGCTCGTCGTCGATCCGGTGATGGTCTCCACCACCCGGGCCGAGCTGATGCGCGGCGATGCGCTCCCGGCGCTCCGGGACCGTCTCGTTCCGCTCGCGACGGTGGTGACGCCCAACCGTTTCGAGGCGTCGGCGCTGATCGGGCGCGACCTTCGCGGCGCGGAGGATCTGCGCGCCGCCGCCGCCGAGATCGCGCGGCTGGCGCGGGGATGGGCGGTCCTCAAAGGGGGGGACCTGGAGGAGGAGGAGGAGTCGACGGATTTCCTCTCCGACGGGACGGAGACGGTCGCTCTTTCCGCGCCCCGGATTCGCACGCGCGGCACCCACGGCACCGGATGCACGTTCGCGTCGGCCCTCGCCGCGCGCCTCGCCCTGGGGGACGATGTTCCCGCCGCGGCCCGCCGCGCCAAGGCGTACGTCACCGGCGCGATCCGCGGCGGCCCGGACATCGGCGGCGGCCGCGGCCCGGTCGATCACTTCTGGTTTCAACGACCCTGGTCGCCGGAGGACTGACGAAGAGAACCCGCGACGGGAGGAGGAGCGTCATGCCGGTTCACAATTTTCAGGCGCCTCGCGGGGAGATCGCGCGGATCACCGTCGGCTCGAAAGCGCTCCTTGGGAACCTTCTCGGCGACCCGGCGGAACGGAGCGTCTGGGTTTACCTCCCCGAAGGGTACGGTGACTCGAAGGAGGAATATCCGCTCTTCGTCGACCTGGCCGGCTATACCGGGAGCGGGCCGAAGCACCTCGCATGGACCCTCTTCGGAGAGAGCCTACCGCAGCGCGCCGACCGTCTCGTCGCGGAAGGGAAGATGGGCCCGGCGGTGTTCGCCTTCCCGGACTGCTTCACATCTCTCGGCGGGAATCAGTACATCGACTCCGTCGCGATGGGGCTCTGGGAGGTCTTCCTCGTCGAGGAGATGATCCCCGCGCTGGAGAGGGAGTTCCGGATCCGGCGCGGGCGGGAGCACCGCGCGCTCTTCGGCAAGTCGAGCGGCGGCTACGGCGCCGTCGTCCACGCCATGAAGCACGCCGACGCGTGGAACGCCGTCGCCTGCCACAGCGGCGACATGGCTTTCGACCTGGTTTACCGCGTGGAGTTTCCGGCTGCGCTCGACCGGCTCGCCGCCTTCGGCCACGACACGATCGCCTTCGTGAACCACATGAAGAAGGCGCGCAAGGTCGACGGCGGGGATCTGACCGCGCTGATGGCGCTCGCCATGGCCGCCACCTACGATCCCGATCCGGAGGCGCCCTTCGGCGCGCGGCTCCCCGTCGACCCGGAGACCTGCGAGATGGACGAGGAGCGCTGGGCCCGCTGGCTGGAGCACGATCCGATCACGATGGTCCGGAAGCCGGAGCGCCAGGAGAACCTGCGCCGCCTCGCCGGGCTCTACATCGATTGCGGCTCCCGGGATCAGTACCGCCTGCACTACGGAAACCGCGTCTTCGTCCGGGAACTGAAGCGCGCCGGGATCCCGCACCGCTACGAAGAGTTCGACGACAACCATTCCGACGTGAATTATCGGATGGATGAGTCGCTTCCCTTCCTCTGGAAGGCGATTACCGGCGGTTGAGGGCGGATGCTTGTGATTCGTACCGCGGATTCAGAATATCGAAGGGACTTCGAATCTCGCTTGTGTGAAGACGGACAACCGGATCCACTCTTTTCCTGTCGATAAACGCCCTCGGGTTACCGTGTAACCTCAGTTCTTATAACCGGATCCGCTTGTTTGTGGAGAGCCCCCCCACTACAATGGGCGGTGCGCACGGGGAGGCGGTCCCCGTTTTCTATCACCGGCACCGGAGAAACGATGTTCACCTATCAGCAAGATGACGCCTATTTCGCCCAGGCCGGCGAGGGGACGGAGGAGCTGGTCGCCGCCGAGATCGAACGGCTCGGCGGGGAGACGGCGCGGACCGTCTTCCGGGGCGTCGCTTTTCGAGCGGACCGGGCGGCGCTCTACCGGATCGTGTACGCTTCGCGTCTGGCGACGCGCGTTCTCGCGCCGCTCATCGGTTTCGACTGTCACAGCCCGAACTACCTCTACAAGACCGCCCTCTCCTTGGACTGGGCGTCTCTGCTCGGGCCGGACGACACCTTCGCGGTGCGCGCCGGCGTCGCCAACAGCCGGATCCGCCATTCCGGCTTCGCCGCGCTCCGGGTGAAGGACGCCGTCGCCGACGCGATGCGGGGGCGTTTCGGCCGCCGCCCGAACGTGGACCGGGAGAACCCGAGCCTTCTCGTTCATGTCCACATCCACGCGGACCACGCGACGATCCACGCCGACGCGTCCGGCGGATCGCTTCACCGCCGCGGTTATCGTCTCGAAGGAGGAGAAGCGCCCATGCGGGAGACCACCGCCGCGGCGGTTCTGGAGATGGCCGGATGGAACGGCGACCGCCCCCTCCTCGACCCGATGTGCGGCAGCGGCACCATACTCGCCGAGGCGTGGATGCGGGGGTGCCGAATCCCGGCGGGGAAGCTCCGGACACGCTTCGGCTTCGAGCGCCTCCCCGACTTCGACCGCGCCGTCTGGGAGAGAGTGCGGAGCGAGGAGGACCGCCGTTTCCGCCCGTTGCCGGCCGGGTTCGTCGCGGGGAGCGACGCCGATCCTCTGGCGGTGCGCGCCGCCCGCGCCAACCTCGCCCGCCTCCCCGGCGGCGACCGGGTGCGCATCGAGCGCCGCCGCTTCCAGGAAATCTCCCGCGTCGAAGGGGGAGCCATCGTCAGCAACCCTCCCTACGGGATTCGCTCCGTGCCGGACCAAGACATGAACCGTTTTTGGCGCGACGTCGGCGATTTCCTCAAGCAGCGGTGCGCCGGTTCCGACGCCACCCTATATTTCGGAGAGCGGCAGTGGATCCGCTCGATCGGCCTCCGGCCCTCCTGGAAGCGCCCTCTCACGAGCGGCGGCCTCGACGGGCGGGTGGTCCGTTATGAAATGTACGAGGGCGCCAAGCCCCGTTCGGGAAAGGAGTAAAAAGATGGCGAAGACGACTTTCCGGGGAGACCCTGTCGAGACGGTCGGCGCGCTCCCGGCGCCGGGGACGAAAGCCCCCGATTTCACCCTCGTGAAGGGGGATCTGTCGGAGATGTCCCTCGCCGAGGCGAAGGGGAAGCAGGTGGTGCTGAACGTCTTCCTCAGCCTCGACACGTCGACCTGCGCCGCGTCGGTCCGCCGCTTCAACGAGGAGGCGGCCAAGCGCCGCGACACGGTGGTGCTCTGCATCTCCATGGATCTCCCCTTCGCGGCGGCCCGTTTCTGCGCCGCCGAGGGACTGGAGAACGTGATCACCCTCTCCGATTTCCGCGAAGGCGCTTTCGGACGGGC
It contains:
- a CDS encoding nodulation protein NfeD, whose protein sequence is MKSRERLFRRSLLLLGSVLLLLRWHAGAAPPPEEPSAEGDTAAVRAEAAGPVLWATYQGVIGTISASYLEDAVAEANRTDAACLVIELDTPGGLDTSMRVIVKKILASEVPVILYVSPSGSRATSAGVFIAQACHVIAMAPGTNTGAAHPVNLAGGSDSTMTEKATNDAVAYIRSIAEEKGRNADWAEDAVRKSVSVAAHEAVEIGVADLIAESRGELLEKLEGRVVTTAGGEKTLRTEGAETREFPMSKRYRLLNILNDPNAAYLLLLLGFYGLFFELSSPGSIYPGVIGAISLVLGLYALQSFSINYAGLLLMVLGVVFFIAELLTPTYGILSAGGVASLTIGSLLLFRSPEPFFRVSLAVILPAVAFSAAFFLFAVAMALRTARRRPAVGRRALVGAVGEARTTIAPTGKVYLDGAHWTAESDEPIEAGERVLVEEVHGMTLRVRKAGPDRKEG
- a CDS encoding deoxyguanosinetriphosphate triphosphohydrolase: MRWERLLSSERLGTRSGPAPDEARNEFQRDFDRIVFSPAFRRLHDKTQVFPMPENDHVHSRLTHSLEVSCVGRGLATRVGRELVRRRGLDDDDDARDIGDIVAAACLAHDIGNPPFGHSGEHAFRSWFRERRDMLAPRMTPEEWADLEGFEGNAQGFRVITRLQMARGRGGMRLTHATLGAYMKYPRASIIAVDPGKRRSGKKHGFHRSERDLFAETAEVLGLPPVEGAGDWWRRHPLVFLTEAADDICYQILDLEDGYRLGKVAFDEARDLLAAIVPEKSRHGVETAEERRAFIGYLRARAVDALIRETADLFLEKEEEILAGAFDGALVDAIPSKEKVDAITRLVLHTCYQAPEVLETEIAGFRVIAALLDRFVEATLEPSRPGAGKIRILMPDLFREAEGDDDYRRILRITDFVSGMTDGYAVSVFRRLQGIVLPR
- the thiD gene encoding bifunctional hydroxymethylpyrimidine kinase/phosphomethylpyrimidine kinase, which gives rise to MRQVMTIAGSDSGAGAGIQADLKTFAALGVYGLSAITSLTAQNTRGVTHVHEAPVESVRAQIRALFDDFDVAAVKTGMLPTEAIIDCVAEELERAGPRPLVVDPVMVSTTRAELMRGDALPALRDRLVPLATVVTPNRFEASALIGRDLRGAEDLRAAAAEIARLARGWAVLKGGDLEEEEESTDFLSDGTETVALSAPRIRTRGTHGTGCTFASALAARLALGDDVPAAARRAKAYVTGAIRGGPDIGGGRGPVDHFWFQRPWSPED
- a CDS encoding enterochelin esterase, with translation MPVHNFQAPRGEIARITVGSKALLGNLLGDPAERSVWVYLPEGYGDSKEEYPLFVDLAGYTGSGPKHLAWTLFGESLPQRADRLVAEGKMGPAVFAFPDCFTSLGGNQYIDSVAMGLWEVFLVEEMIPALEREFRIRRGREHRALFGKSSGGYGAVVHAMKHADAWNAVACHSGDMAFDLVYRVEFPAALDRLAAFGHDTIAFVNHMKKARKVDGGDLTALMALAMAATYDPDPEAPFGARLPVDPETCEMDEERWARWLEHDPITMVRKPERQENLRRLAGLYIDCGSRDQYRLHYGNRVFVRELKRAGIPHRYEEFDDNHSDVNYRMDESLPFLWKAITGG
- a CDS encoding class I SAM-dependent RNA methyltransferase → MFTYQQDDAYFAQAGEGTEELVAAEIERLGGETARTVFRGVAFRADRAALYRIVYASRLATRVLAPLIGFDCHSPNYLYKTALSLDWASLLGPDDTFAVRAGVANSRIRHSGFAALRVKDAVADAMRGRFGRRPNVDRENPSLLVHVHIHADHATIHADASGGSLHRRGYRLEGGEAPMRETTAAAVLEMAGWNGDRPLLDPMCGSGTILAEAWMRGCRIPAGKLRTRFGFERLPDFDRAVWERVRSEEDRRFRPLPAGFVAGSDADPLAVRAARANLARLPGGDRVRIERRRFQEISRVEGGAIVSNPPYGIRSVPDQDMNRFWRDVGDFLKQRCAGSDATLYFGERQWIRSIGLRPSWKRPLTSGGLDGRVVRYEMYEGAKPRSGKE
- the tpx gene encoding thiol peroxidase, translating into MAKTTFRGDPVETVGALPAPGTKAPDFTLVKGDLSEMSLAEAKGKQVVLNVFLSLDTSTCAASVRRFNEEAAKRRDTVVLCISMDLPFAAARFCAAEGLENVITLSDFREGAFGRAYGLRITGGPFTGLLARSVFVLDREGKVVHAQLVPDISKEPDYEAALAALL